The region CGGGGCGCTTCGAGGAGAAGCGCCCCCCTTTCTTATGCCAGAACCTCGTCGAAGAACGCGTGCATCGCGGCCCAGCTTTGCCGGTCGGCGCTTGCGTCGTAGCCGACAGCGTTGAGGCCAGGTGGCGGCTTGGGGTTGGTGAAGCCGTGCTTGACGCCGCTGTAGGCGTGGAAGTGCCAGTCGGCACCGGCCCGGTCCATTTCCTCCCAGAATGCGACGACCTGGCTGCGTGGTACCAGCGGGTCGGCATCTCCGTGGCAGACGAGGATGCGCGGCCTCGAAACCCCAGGTACGGCAGGCCTGCCAGTTTCCAGCAGTCCGTGGAAACTGGCGACCGCGGCCAGATCCGAACCTTCCCGAGCCATCTCCAATACCGCCTGACCGCCCATGCAGAAACCGATCGTCAGCATGGGAAGCGATCCGGCCTCCCGCTCCAGCGCGGCAAGCCCGGCGCGGATGCGCTGGCGATAGATATCGGTGTCCGCGCGCAGTTTCTCGGCCAGTGGAGGTCCTGGATTATCGGCGGTGACCTCCTCGCCGTAGAAATCCATCACCATGGCGAGATAGCCGTCGCGCGCGAGGCTTAACGCCTTGTCGGCGACGCTCTCGGTGATGTTGTGGATTGTCGGGAAGACGGCGACTGCCGCCCTTGGCTCGCGTGTAGGCCGAGCCACATGGGCTCGAAGCGCAATATCGCCGTCCTGGTAGTCAATCGGTTCGAGCGTCACGTCGCGAACAGCCTCTGCATCGTTTCGAGTACCCGCTCCGTTTCTGCAGAATCGACACTCTCATCCGTAACGCCATAGCCGAAGTCCTCGTTGGGCCCGACATATTGCAGCACCACGCCATCGCGCCGACCGACAGCGAATACTCCATCATAGAACATCGAGTATCGCGCATCCGATTGCGGGACGAGCCAGCTGATCTGGCCGCGCACGGGATCGAGCGTTTCGTCGCCCCAGATGCTTTTCGCACCATAGCCCATGCAGTTGACAATGGTCTTTTCCGGGAGGTCCAGCATTGCCGCACGGTCAGAAAAGGCGCGGCGCACCATCTTCCCTCCGCGCATCAGGAACTGGCGTGTCAGTCGGTCGGCATAACTCGCGACGTTGAACACCATGCCCTGGCCGACATTGCCTTGCCTTCCCGGGAGAATGCCCTCTTCCGCGGTGAATGTGGACCAGGCCGGCTCCATGTCGCGGACCAGCCTATCGAGATGCATGAACCGGCGCGATGCACGCGGCGGGCGAGGGCGGTCCGGCTCGGAGATTTCATAGCTCGGCAGGTACTCGACGGGATCGCCAAGCGTGCCGATGAGCGAGCGATGCGCTCCATAGGAATGGCGCGCCCACTTCTCCCATTGCGCGGTGAATCCGCTGTCGACGTGGTCGGCGAGTGCGATGCGGCTGCTGGGCGACCAGACACCGGTCGCGCGGGCAGAGCGCGTCTCGCTGGGGAACTCCTGCGCGTAGATCGTGACCTTGGCGCCGCTTTCTACGAGGCGCAGCGCGGTGGTAAGTCCGATGACGCCAGCGCCGATCACCGCGAACTCGCTTTCACCGGTGCTTCGCGCGAGGGATACGGCATCCTCGGCGCAACCCCAGCTGAGCGACCAGCCCGAGCCGCCGTGGCCGTAATTATGGACGAC is a window of Erythrobacter sp. HKB08 DNA encoding:
- a CDS encoding FAD-dependent oxidoreductase, translating into MLTPFKADRQHLMKVTVCLRPFRPAGPRLELERFGEKAVVHNYGHGGSGWSLSWGCAEDAVSLARSTGESEFAVIGAGVIGLTTALRLVESGAKVTIYAQEFPSETRSARATGVWSPSSRIALADHVDSGFTAQWEKWARHSYGAHRSLIGTLGDPVEYLPSYEISEPDRPRPPRASRRFMHLDRLVRDMEPAWSTFTAEEGILPGRQGNVGQGMVFNVASYADRLTRQFLMRGGKMVRRAFSDRAAMLDLPEKTIVNCMGYGAKSIWGDETLDPVRGQISWLVPQSDARYSMFYDGVFAVGRRDGVVLQYVGPNEDFGYGVTDESVDSAETERVLETMQRLFAT
- a CDS encoding dienelactone hydrolase family protein, yielding MARPTREPRAAVAVFPTIHNITESVADKALSLARDGYLAMVMDFYGEEVTADNPGPPLAEKLRADTDIYRQRIRAGLAALEREAGSLPMLTIGFCMGGQAVLEMAREGSDLAAVASFHGLLETGRPAVPGVSRPRILVCHGDADPLVPRSQVVAFWEEMDRAGADWHFHAYSGVKHGFTNPKPPPGLNAVGYDASADRQSWAAMHAFFDEVLA